A window from Sphingobacterium hotanense encodes these proteins:
- a CDS encoding LuxR family transcriptional regulator, with amino-acid sequence MRKALLVFFTLFCGLFLHGQSIDPLQLKRKIAKLNDQHQYDKSILYLEEILSSEDATAYDRFHVYVQKSLTYKRLFNYTVTLNNLDLALLEAERDSLHADEIKSRVLIERLFVYFDLQRYDEFDKLLEMITPKHLQHVDQETVAIYTSILGILAMREGHYEEAEVQLNRAIALLQKESPKDLPNVYRVKVALYGKMGRHADAIEAYEKGLAYAEQYKMDLYRIIMYETITTYYKELGDYKNAFHYQLKVSETRTKYNANNVSGVLTELEKELLQQRKNMEVEYEKSYKAYLLIIGGILLLLIITLVRLLIVSLQKRVLVERENNHIRNEIEKLTNERNELGIKRIDIASVGLTERQQEIIKLVQQGMTNKQIGDTLFISENTVKYHLKQIYEILGVESRTDLKRSTL; translated from the coding sequence TATTTTTTACCCTTTTTTGCGGTCTGTTTTTACATGGACAGTCGATCGATCCCTTACAGCTGAAGCGTAAGATCGCTAAGCTGAACGACCAGCATCAGTATGATAAATCTATTCTCTATCTCGAAGAAATCCTTAGCAGTGAGGACGCCACGGCTTATGATCGTTTTCATGTCTATGTGCAAAAATCGTTGACCTATAAGCGTCTTTTCAATTATACGGTCACCTTGAATAATCTGGATCTAGCTCTTTTGGAGGCAGAGCGCGACAGTTTACATGCTGACGAAATAAAAAGCAGAGTTTTGATCGAACGTCTTTTCGTGTATTTCGATCTACAACGCTATGATGAGTTTGATAAGTTACTGGAGATGATTACGCCTAAGCATCTACAACATGTCGATCAGGAGACTGTCGCTATTTATACGAGTATCCTTGGGATATTAGCGATGCGCGAAGGTCATTATGAGGAGGCTGAAGTTCAGCTAAACCGGGCAATCGCGCTGTTGCAGAAAGAGAGTCCTAAAGATTTGCCAAATGTTTACCGTGTCAAAGTAGCCCTATATGGTAAAATGGGGCGGCATGCAGATGCTATTGAGGCATACGAAAAAGGATTGGCCTATGCGGAGCAATATAAAATGGATCTCTATCGTATCATTATGTACGAAACAATCACTACATATTACAAGGAGCTGGGAGATTATAAAAATGCTTTTCATTATCAGCTAAAGGTTAGCGAGACGCGTACTAAATATAATGCTAACAATGTTAGCGGGGTATTGACGGAGCTGGAGAAGGAACTCTTGCAGCAGCGCAAGAATATGGAAGTGGAATATGAAAAATCATATAAAGCCTATCTGCTTATTATTGGTGGAATCTTGTTATTGCTGATTATTACGTTGGTGAGGCTCTTGATTGTAAGTTTACAGAAGCGCGTATTGGTCGAGCGGGAAAATAATCATATACGTAATGAAATTGAGAAGTTGACTAATGAGCGCAACGAGCTTGGAATAAAAAGAATCGATATAGCTTCAGTAGGGTTAACCGAGCGGCAGCAGGAGATCATTAAATTGGTGCAGCAAGGAATGACGAACAAGCAAATTGGTGATACGCTATTTATATCTGAAAATACCGTTAAATATCATCTCAAACAGATTTACGAGATTCTTGGTGTGGAGAGTAGAACCGATTTAAAGCGATCTACCCTGTAA